One window of Brevibacterium pigmentatum genomic DNA carries:
- a CDS encoding glycosyltransferase family protein, translating into MRANREPVTAVETHSARPRISARLKASSDPGLPPTDLELPTGQRTPAYRFFEALPAAISFTAVGLVFILPFVDAMLGAVYVLSIVGLMFVRAMLGAVDVARGFLRYRRSARVDWAARLTDLERAMDGRSSLAHPRGGFRAADHAAMVAKVGADPHSIMRPSTLFHAVVVAAYNEPYPVIADTIRTLLHTSTKPEQLLIFFAHEERGGPAMAETARRLEAEYGHRFGAFVLVEHPAGLPDEIAGKGANITYAGHRLAEWVRDQAIDPRGVIVTSLDCDNIPHESYFDCVAYEYAVAPDRERLSFQPISLYITNIWDVPAPSRVVASANCFWNLTTTVRRLALRNFASHAQPLTALVEMGFWSKRTIVEDGHQYWRSWFHFDGDYRVVPIHVPIFQDAVQAGTFKSTMVAQFKQLSRWSYGASDVPYVGVRVFAPAARAPFWPGVLRFFSLLEGHVSLASILIIIAIGGWIPFVVASQTGQVTSLVERMPMTVGIIQQIGMIGLIVSIVVFNALLPPRPIHVPRERRLTMWLQWLLYPLTLLVFNSSTALYSQWCLLTGRYRERFDVTEKMAGGRSS; encoded by the coding sequence GTGAGAGCGAACCGCGAACCAGTCACCGCCGTCGAAACACACTCTGCACGTCCACGGATCTCTGCGCGTCTCAAGGCCAGCTCCGATCCAGGACTTCCACCCACCGACCTCGAGCTTCCGACCGGGCAGCGGACTCCCGCCTACCGGTTCTTCGAAGCTCTGCCGGCGGCGATCAGCTTCACAGCGGTGGGCCTCGTGTTCATCCTCCCGTTCGTCGATGCGATGCTCGGAGCCGTCTATGTGCTCTCCATCGTCGGATTGATGTTCGTCCGCGCCATGCTCGGCGCCGTCGACGTCGCCCGCGGATTCCTCCGCTACCGGCGCAGTGCCCGCGTCGACTGGGCGGCCCGACTCACAGATCTCGAACGAGCCATGGACGGACGATCCTCCTTGGCACACCCGCGCGGCGGATTCCGGGCCGCCGATCACGCAGCCATGGTCGCGAAAGTCGGCGCCGATCCGCACTCGATCATGCGGCCCTCGACCCTGTTCCACGCGGTCGTCGTGGCCGCGTACAACGAGCCCTACCCGGTCATTGCAGACACCATCCGCACTCTGCTCCACACGTCGACGAAGCCTGAACAGCTCCTCATCTTCTTCGCCCACGAGGAACGCGGAGGTCCGGCGATGGCCGAGACCGCGCGTCGGCTCGAAGCCGAATACGGCCACCGCTTCGGGGCCTTCGTCCTCGTCGAACATCCGGCCGGACTGCCCGATGAGATCGCCGGCAAGGGAGCGAACATCACCTACGCCGGCCACCGCCTGGCCGAATGGGTCCGCGACCAGGCCATCGACCCGCGCGGGGTGATCGTCACGAGCCTCGACTGCGACAACATTCCGCACGAGTCCTACTTCGACTGCGTTGCCTACGAATATGCGGTCGCGCCGGATCGGGAGCGTCTGTCGTTCCAGCCGATCAGCCTCTACATCACGAACATCTGGGACGTGCCGGCGCCGTCGCGAGTGGTCGCCAGCGCGAACTGCTTCTGGAACCTCACGACCACTGTCCGGCGACTGGCTCTGCGCAATTTCGCCTCCCACGCGCAGCCGCTGACCGCGCTGGTCGAGATGGGGTTCTGGTCGAAGCGGACCATCGTCGAGGACGGTCACCAGTACTGGCGCAGCTGGTTCCATTTCGACGGCGACTACCGGGTCGTGCCGATCCACGTCCCGATCTTCCAGGACGCGGTGCAGGCCGGAACATTCAAGTCCACGATGGTCGCCCAGTTCAAACAGCTCAGCCGCTGGTCCTACGGCGCCTCCGACGTGCCCTACGTCGGAGTGCGCGTCTTCGCTCCCGCGGCCCGCGCACCGTTCTGGCCAGGTGTGCTCCGGTTCTTCTCCCTGCTCGAGGGCCACGTCAGCCTCGCCTCGATCTTGATCATCATCGCCATCGGCGGCTGGATCCCCTTCGTCGTGGCTTCGCAGACGGGGCAGGTCACCTCGTTGGTGGAGCGGATGCCGATGACCGTGGGCATCATTCAGCAGATCGGCATGATCGGTCTCATCGTCTCCATCGTCGTGTTCAACGCCCTGCTGCCGCCGCGGCCGATCCATGTTCCGCGCGAACGCCGCCTGACGATGTGGCTGCAGTGGCTGCTCTATCCGCTCACGCTGCTCGTGTTCAATTCGTCGACGGCGCTGTACTCGCAGTGGTGCCTGCTCACCGGCCGCTACCGCGAACGCTTCGACGTCACGGAGAAGATGGCCGGCGGCCGGTCCAGCTGA
- a CDS encoding GNAT family N-acetyltransferase: MAHTVRPPEPADAAAMARVHVDTWSETYRGIMPDDLLDAPDLLDRRQRMWTQILAEAAPTKFTCAVAESDGRLVGIAMSGPPESDSGPLESDGDSNDGAGPEHSQGRTSRPESRHLYVLYAYRSMHGTGVGQDLLDAVIDPSVTTALWVADPNPRAQAFYSKNGFIADGTIKTDDYDGMRELRMVRQAQA; encoded by the coding sequence ATGGCCCACACAGTCCGCCCGCCTGAGCCAGCCGATGCCGCGGCCATGGCGCGTGTCCACGTCGACACCTGGAGTGAGACGTACCGCGGGATCATGCCCGACGATCTCCTCGATGCTCCCGACCTCCTCGATCGCCGGCAGCGGATGTGGACGCAGATCCTCGCCGAGGCGGCCCCGACGAAATTCACCTGCGCCGTCGCCGAATCCGATGGACGGTTGGTCGGCATTGCGATGTCGGGCCCCCCGGAAAGCGACTCGGGTCCTTTGGAAAGCGACGGAGACTCGAATGACGGTGCCGGCCCCGAGCACTCGCAGGGCCGAACATCGCGTCCCGAGAGTCGACACCTCTACGTTCTCTACGCCTATCGATCCATGCACGGGACGGGCGTCGGCCAGGACCTCCTCGACGCCGTCATCGATCCGTCCGTGACGACTGCGCTGTGGGTGGCCGATCCGAATCCGCGTGCTCAGGCGTTCTACTCGAAGAACGGCTTCATCGCCGACGGCACCATCAAGACCGACGACTACGACGGAATGCGCGAATTGCGCATGGTGCGGCAAGCACAGGCGTGA